A window of Alkalinema sp. FACHB-956 genomic DNA:
CGCTTTCCTCGAAAGGGATTCAAGCTAAGCAAGCCAACAACGCCCGTGCTCGCCAAGTCAAACTGGCTAAAATTGCCGTTGCAACAACAAGTAGTGCCGTTGTCGTGCATCCAGAATTACCAATTGGCGGAATTACTTCAAAACAATTAGAGTTGATTGAGGCAAGAAAGATTCTTAATTGGCAAGAAGTGGGCGGGCCTGATTTGCCGATTCGGATGTATGCCACTGATGCTCAATATATCAAAAATCCGAGCGGTGGAGAACCACAAGCGGGAGTCGATTTTACTAAAGTAAAAAATTTTGAGGAGGCATTTCAAAGAATTCAAGATGATCGTGGGGGTATGATGATTGCGCCTACTTCAGTCGTTGTGCGGTCGATCGTCGGCTGCTCGTTGAAAGCCTTAAAACTGGGGTTCGATGCTGGTTCTCTCCTCCATCCTTACCAACAAGAGCGGATTCTTTCCAGCGCAGATTGCCGTGCGAATAAACGAAATCAGGTGAATCTGAAGATAATTGAAGCATCTTCCTATAAACTTCTATCGACAATTTCAGTAATTGTCTTGCAAGATGCTGGCATTAAACAGTGGATAGGTGAATACTATGCCGCTGTGCTGACCACAAAAGAAGCCAAAAGAATTATGGCAGAACTGGGCTATGTCCCCATTCCGTCAGTTAATCCAGAAGTCCAAAATTGAGTCAAGACTATTTCGAGTATGGCCTATAGGAATGCTTGTTCAAGCAAGGCTAAGTTTTGTCCGGCGTAGCCTGTGGTGATTTGTGTTTTAAGCTGTTGAATGCCTTGCCGAAGTTTCAAGGGTGGAATTTCTTGTTTTAGAAGACAGACGATCTTGCTTACAATTCGCTGCATCTGTTCAGCACGAACCACTTCATCTTCTACCACCAAACTATGACTAATCAGCAATTTGGCCATTGCATTAGGCCGTCCTTTAATTAAATAGCGAATCTCGCGGGCAATTTCCTCGATTAGTAAATTCGTGATTTCTTTCAGGGTGACAGGCTCTACTTCGTACTCTGCCTTGGCGGATTTGCCAATTAGTGAGTGCTGACTCATGAGGGAATAGAGCGCGTCATCTAGCTGTGCTAGTGGCACCTCAGGCAGACTCTGGCGCAACTCAAGATAGTCGAGCGGTTGTCGCCAAATTGCCAGCCAGTATAAGATTGCTTTTTCGAGTGCCGACAAATGGCGAAACTCCGATCGAAGAATTTGTGTGATATCTTTATTTCCATAGATACTAACCCCTGATTCAACTAAAGTGGCGATGCTGCCAGCATGAATAGTCCGAATCCGTTCCGCCATCAATTTAATAATTTGAGGATTATTGTAGATTGCGATAAACCTTTGTAGCTCCAGTTCACTGCCTTGCAGTCCCTCTGCTATCAAAAATTCGCGATCGTCTGCATCAGTCATTCCAGTTAGCTCATAGCACTTGGGTGTCAGGTGCTGGGTGAGTAATGGCGATAGCCGTTGCCGACTGACGAGCAGTAGCGTACTTTGATGATCATGTCCGATCGCGCGCAGGAGCTTTTGATAGTCGTCGTCAATATCGGTTGTCAGTATTGTTTCCCATTGATCAAGCACAATTAGGCAGCGATGCCG
This region includes:
- a CDS encoding ATP-binding protein → MVSLCLSEHGKTIIEQARLKRGWTADDERWLQAAMEATQPAPTIGWDNYWRSNVAGFSPSVATLRRFLQGRKVQIENFQALCKALDVELEDAADLSTTPDAPAPVCYGRRPAIAQLQNWLNDRQCRMVWLYGRAGMGKTTVARSVWHQTKSQFSHHAWYSLETAITPPELINQLLFSLSQGVVEQGTLADLQRCLKRHRCLIVLDQWETILTTDIDDDYQKLLRAIGHDHQSTLLLVSRQRLSPLLTQHLTPKCYELTGMTDADDREFLIAEGLQGSELELQRFIAIYNNPQIIKLMAERIRTIHAGSIATLVESGVSIYGNKDITQILRSEFRHLSALEKAILYWLAIWRQPLDYLELRQSLPEVPLAQLDDALYSLMSQHSLIGKSAKAEYEVEPVTLKEITNLLIEEIAREIRYLIKGRPNAMAKLLISHSLVVEDEVVRAEQMQRIVSKIVCLLKQEIPPLKLRQGIQQLKTQITTGYAGQNLALLEQAFL